A segment of the Calditrichota bacterium genome:
GGAAAGAATTAATCGCGCCATGCAGAGAAAAATCCCGGATCGCGTTCCGGTCTGGTGTCCTTTGAGTCTGGAGCACATTGTTCGCAATGGGCGCGAGGATGGCAAATTTCCTGAAACAGTTGAAGAATTTGTCGAAATTGAATGTCAGCTCACTTTGCGATATGGTTTTGACGGTGTCTTGCTTTATTTGCCCATGCTAAAGAAAGGAACTGCTGTAGCTCCGATTCTGGACAATTTGATAAATAATCCGCCTGTCGGCGATAGCTCGCACGATTTTCAGACCGCTGATCCGGAAAAGTGGGAGTTGCCGGATTTAGATTTCACAGAGGAAAATTTTTACAGCGCCCATCTCGCCCGGGAAATAATCGGCGAAAAATATCATCTCGGCGGCTGGGTCGGAGACGGATTCTCCAAAGCATTGCAGTGGTTTCCGGTTCTGGACGATGCGCTGATTGCTCTGCTGGAAGATGCGGAGCGATTCAAGGCGATTGTCCGCTATTTTGACAAAATATGCGTTGCTCAGGCGAAAGCGCAAATCGAATTGGGACGACTCGAAAGCATTCACATCTCGTCTCCTTACGCGGGTTCATCGTTCATTTCTCTGCCTCTGTATCGAGAACTCGTATTTGATTCCGTGCGCTGCATTGCCCTGGCGGTTAAAGAAGCTGGCGGTTTTTCCTATTTGCACACCTGCGGTTCGATTTCTGACCGATTAGAAGTTTTCGCGGAAACCGGTGTTGATGGCATTGAATGCATGGATCTGCATGGATCCGCCGCCGCTGGGAAATGTCTCTCTCGCCGACGCGAAAAAAAGAGTGGGTAATAAATTATTTTTGAAAGGAAATATCGATTCCGTGAATATTTTGCTGCGCGGCAGCGATGATGAAATAGAAGCTGCGGTGAAAAAATGTCTCGCAGACGGGATGCCCGGAGGGGGCTACATTCTGAGCACTGCTTGTTCTGTGGCGCCGCAAGTTCCTCAGGAAAGAGTGCGGCGATTGGCAGATTTAGCAGAAAAGTTTGGTCATTACGGAGCAATTGAAAATGAGTGAAAAAATTGTCATCGGAATGGACATCGGTGGCACGTCGATAAAGTCTGCGCTTGTGACTTCATCCGGGAAAATTGTTGATAATTTCATCCAGTTGACGCCTGTGGATTCGCATGGCGATCAGCAGACGATTCTGGCATCTTTTGTTGAGCCGATGAAAAATTTATTTGCTCGGGCGCGGGAGCGAAATCTGAAGATTCAGGGAATTGGCATCGGAATGCCGGGACCTCTCGATGCTGAAGCCGGAATCCCGCTCATCAAGGGCGTGGACAAATACGAATCCATTTACGGAGTTGATTTGCGGCGAGAATTTCGTCAGCGACTGCATTTGCCGTCTGATTTTCCGATTTATTTTGAAATTGATGCCTGGAGTTTTGTGCGCGGTGAAATCTGGCAGGGAGCCGCAAAGTCTTTCCGGAGAGTCATCGGCGTGACGCTCGGCACGGGTCTGGGTTCTGCTTTTTTCATCGGAGACGAGGCAGTGGACTCAGGAAATGGCGTTCCGGAACTGGCGTGGATTGGCGGGTTGAAATACAACGAGGGGATTCTGGATGACAGAGTTTCTCGCCGGGGAATTTTGCGCCGTTATTTTGAAATCAAAGGTTCCCGCGAAGATAAAATTGACGTCCGCGAAATTGCGCAGCGAGCGCTTCACGGCGAAACCGAAGCAATAACGGTTTTTCGGGAGACAGGAGAAATTTTAGGCACTGCTGCGCGGACTTGCGTTCAAGAGTTTTCGGCTGAATGTTTTATCGTCGGAGGCCAAATCGCCCGCTCATTTGGGCTTTTTGCGCTGCCATTGAAACAAGCGTTGAATATTTCCATCCCCGTCATTCAAGCAAAAGGAATTGAAACCAGCGGTGTTCTGGGAGCGGCGAAATTGTTTTTTGTCAAAGAAAATAAATCCAGAAAGTGAAGAATTTTTTCTTTGCGCTTTTGTTTGAGGATGAAAAGGTCTTT
Coding sequences within it:
- a CDS encoding ROK family protein, which produces MSEKIVIGMDIGGTSIKSALVTSSGKIVDNFIQLTPVDSHGDQQTILASFVEPMKNLFARARERNLKIQGIGIGMPGPLDAEAGIPLIKGVDKYESIYGVDLRREFRQRLHLPSDFPIYFEIDAWSFVRGEIWQGAAKSFRRVIGVTLGTGLGSAFFIGDEAVDSGNGVPELAWIGGLKYNEGILDDRVSRRGILRRYFEIKGSREDKIDVREIAQRALHGETEAITVFRETGEILGTAARTCVQEFSAECFIVGGQIARSFGLFALPLKQALNISIPVIQAKGIETSGVLGAAKLFFVKENKSRK